A single Hippocampus zosterae strain Florida chromosome 19, ASM2543408v3, whole genome shotgun sequence DNA region contains:
- the fndc1 gene encoding fibronectin type III domain-containing protein 1 isoform X3, producing the protein MSPKSVLISWVDPAVEMGKIESSEFRSYTVRYREKGESARWEFKESTQRRVMVDTLSADSMYEFAVRISQGEDDGKWSVSVFQRTPESAPSGPPENFEVKPLRGKGTAVTATWDPPEETNGRIREYILSYAPALKPFGMKSMIYRGSTTSATIDGLTPGDRYIFKIKATNRRGQGPLSKAFSVVMPGSSSAVSSFSRTKDSQRTNYKPSKYDITKDKSVLQSTEAPEEPTKPTEPRNSAPVSKRVRPLSQTRSYHSILSSVRGSVRNGVNRGRTSGREDEDDEDERIPTTSPPEEAATTTESELETKEPYNDVSPEAEDDIYSEVDEPPTEMPSLKVFTLSPTKPTLVYPQQRKPIKLRVHQKGGRQTSSSSSLSFPPKLSSPSTTSLRNTESEDKRKETVSTPLQSKDISKEQTIENNKPTIPVVKDKTQPQTERTAASKESTSFGRTNGSGFGTRNGYGRRNLGIPFRVNSTRMINGNRLGLSAQSRLPSRSQNQATSQSTLPDQSIKQQISNSFNEATVGSTSDGRINGKATSETSTSEEKQITLSSPSNSPVASDTNTGKTNPYVSNAGSQSSHKTETPKTSPERATTNGELLHQSNFKNTEATKIEEPTSSYKEDPTEEKKEKEASLSDKTTRTKISPSLLERSKFLSRLGSGTRLSFSRQGGRTPWSRGSSSTVAGRPILQGIPSKDTVATSSAAVSSIQETSESPTATSSHDSPKNNEMGVISFKPSLTDINSEHTNSRHPPPPSSSSNADSHHATNVKSSDNDHNHDEKDDLENSGINKNVAETTVDRKNPAITSTETHRNAEDNDSAATRDTPSRTNSSSGVPPIYRRPNIGMNGRIRSPHLATRQFGGSRLPTRSQSGHNSRLGSSTTSDSSSSSSAHSSSSNLLRPILTSDRNASRISSTRTGGLTDGRIHSISVSPSSSRESSRGQGGRSRFPILRGKTPNGGARIAGNGNAQNGQPNLTARNKESSDTHGMSKAVGQRLITGPDGNKWLLDLELGILMNQDGKVLQDSQGQPKRVVLGQDGRTIFDHLGSPLLNQDGMALFGHGRDSRPVVNPKEKILMVGGKPLLGLDLSHLRTTTTTTTSAPTTTPEPTTAEWTTEESTTEQPYPTCPPGTFSKIDDYGDPVLDSDGILDCFSEDDLLLQTTLPPATTTTPPTTTMTTTTTEMPTPDTRSSGRGPLSEFDDSGKRRFTAPYVNYIQKDPGAPCSLTEALEYLQVDILDDLIKNDTRASNQKQHPKNKPHNLTVVAMEGCHSFIILDWGRPLKDDMVSGYMVYSASYDDVLNNRWSSKVSSGTHLAVENLKPNSRYYFKVQAKNVFGLGPVSETLTYVTESDDPLLIVRPPGGEPIWIPFSFRYNSAHSSCKGSQYVKRTWYRKFVGVVLCNSLRYKIFMGDGLREPFYSIGDTVGQGEDHCQFVDSHRDGRTGPAYLSLTLPSAQGYYRAYRQEPVTFGVIGRRTSHPFVGWYECGVPIPGKW; encoded by the exons ATGTCTCCGAAATCAGTCCTCATCTCCTGGGTGGACCCCGCTGTGGAAATGGGGAAGATTGAGTCAAGTGAATTCag ATCCTACACGGTAAGGTACAGGGAGAAGGGCGAGTCGGCACGCTGGGAGTTCAAAGAGAGCACCCAGAGGAGAGTGATGGTCGACACCCTGTCTGCTGATAGCATGTATGAATTTGCCGTGAGAATCTCTCAAGGAGAAGACGATGGCAAGTGGAGTGTATCGGTATTTCAGAGGACCCCTGAGTCAG CCCCATCTGGGCCACCGGAGAACTTTGAAGTCAAACCACTACGGGGAAAAGGAACTGCCGTGACAGCAACTTGGGATCCTCCTGAAGAAACCAATGGGAGGATACGAG AATACATCCTTTCTTATGCTCCTGcactgaaaccatttggaatgaAGAGCATGATATACCGAGGGAGCACAACCTCGGCAACTATAGACGGTCTAACACCTGGAGATCGGTACATCTTCAAGATCAAAGCCACCAACAGGAGGGGACAGGGACCGCTAAGCAAGGCCTTCAGTGTTGTGATGCCAGGAT CCAGTAGTGCCGTTTCATCGTTCTCAAGAACCAAAGACAGCCAGAGGACTAACTACAAGCCTTCCAAATATGATATTACCAAAGACAAATCAGTGCTCCAATCAACGGAGGCACCAGAAGAACCGACCAAACCCACAGAGCCACGTAACTCTGCGCCTGTCAGTAAACGGGTGCGCCCACTTTCTCAGACACGGTCTTATCACAGCATTTTGTCTTCAGTAAGAGGTTCAGTCAGGAATGGAGTAAATAGAGGCAGAACCTCAGGgagagaggatgaggatgatgaagacGAAAGAATACCAACAACCTCCCCTCCAGAAGAAGCTGCAACAACCACGGAGTCTGAACTTGAGACAAAAGAACCATACAATGATGTTTCTCCTGAAGCTGAGGATGATATTTACAGTGAAGTGGATGAGCCCCCAACAGAGATGCCCAGCCTCAAAGTTTTTACACTATCCCCAACTAAACCCACATTGGTTTATCCACAGCAAAGAAAACCCATAAAGCTCAGGGTCCATCAAAAAGGTGGAAGGCAgacttcctcctcttcatcattaTCGTTTCCTCCAAAATTGTCTTCACCTTCTACCACGTCGCTGCGTAATACAGAATCAGAGGACAAAAGAAAAGAGACAGTCTCTACACCCCTGCAGAGCAAAGACATTTCCAAAGAACAGACTATCGAAAATAACAAACCTACCATTCCAGTTGTAAAAGATAAGACACAGCCTCAGACAGAGCGCACAGCTGCCAGCAAGGAATCTACATCGTTCGGCCGGACCAATGGATCTGGCTTTGGTACAAGAAATGGTTATGGCCGAAGGAACTTGGGAATTCCTTTTCGAGTAAATTCAACCAGAATGATCAACGGGAATAGATTGGGTCTAAGTGCACAGTCACGTTTGCCAAGCAGAAGTCAGAATCAGGCCACATCGCAGTCCACCTTACCAGACCAATCTATCAAACAGCAAATATCAAATAGCTTCAATGAAGCGACAGTTGGGTCCACTTCAGATGGAAGAATCAATGGCAAAGCGACATCGGAAACATCGACTTCTGAGGAAAAGCAAATCACATTATCCTCCCCATCAAATAGCCCTGTAGCTTCAGATACAAACACCGGAAAGACCAACCCTTACGTGTCAAATGCGGGATCGCAAAGCTCACATAAGACAGAAACGCCAAAGACATCACCGGAACGTGCCACAACAAATGGGGAATTGCTTCACCAAAGCAATTTCAAAAACACAGAGGCAACCAAAATTGAAGAACCTACTTCAAGCTACAAAGAAGATCCCACAGaagagaaaaaggaaaaggaggCAAGTCTCTCTGATAAAACAACTCGTACCAAAATTAGTCCTTCCCTTCTTGAAAGATCTAAGTTCCTGAGCAGGTTGGGTTCAGGAACACGACTGTCATTCTCCAGACAGGGTGGCCGGACTCCTTGGAGCAGAGGCTCATCTTCAACAGTGGCAGGCAGACCCATTCTGCAGGGGATACCCAGTAAGGACACCGTAGCCACAAGTTCTGCAGCTGTATCTTCAATACAGGAAACTAGTGAAAGTCCAACTGCTACTTCCTCTCATGACTCACCAAAAAATAATGAGATGGGTGTGATTTCTTTCAAACCCTCATTGACTGACATAAATTCAGAGCATACTAACTCAAGACATCCACCTCCACCTTCATCCTCTTCAAACGCTGACTCTCATCATGCCACAAATGTGAAATCGAGTGACAATGACCATAACCATGATGAGAAGGACGATCTAGAAAACAGTGGGATTAATAAAAATGTTGCAGAAACTACAGTGGACCGAAAGAATCCTGCCATCACATCGACTGAGACGCACAGAAACGCAGAGGACAATGACAGTGCAGCTACAAGAGACACCCCATCAAGGACTAACTCATCATCCGGGGTCCCGCCGATTTACCGCCGTCCTAATATTGGTATGAATGGAAGGATACGCTCTCCTCATCTGGCAACCAGACAGTTTGGTGGATCCAGGCTTCCCACCAGATCACAATCAGGACACAATTCTAGACTGGGTTCTTCAACAACATCTgattcatcctcctcctcatctgccCACTCCTCTTCATCAAATCTACTCAGACCAATATTAACATCAGATCGCAACGCGAGCAGAATCTCTTCAACAAGGACCGGGGGACTCACAGATGGTAGAATCCACTCTATATCAGTGTCGCCATCTTCATCCAGAGAAAGCTCGAGAGGCCAGGGGGGCAGAAGTCGCTTTCCTATCCTGAGAGGCAAAACACCCAACGGAGGAGCTCGTATAGCCGGCAATGGAAATG CTCAAAACGGACAACCAAATCTGACAGCAAGAAATAAAGAGTCCTCAGACACTCATGGAATGAGCAAGGCGGTCGGCCAAAGGCTTATTACCGGACCTGACGGAAACAAATGG TTGCTAGATTTGGAGTTGGGGATTCTTATGAACCAGGATGGAAAAGTCCTCCAGGATTCCCAGGGCCAACCAAAGAGAGTAGTGCTTGGCCAGGACGGACGCACTATTTTTG ACCATCTGGGAAGCCCCCTGCTGAACCAGGACGGAATGGCTTTGTTTGGTCATGGCCGAGATAGTCGCCCAGTGGTCAACCCCAAAGAGAAGATCCTTATGGTTGGAGGAAAACCGCTGCTTGGCTTGGACCTGTCTCACCTCAggacaaccaccaccaccaccaccagtgcTCCGACCACTACCCCAGAACCAACCACCGCAGAATGGACTACGGAGGAGTCCACCACTGAACAACCATACCCGACTTGTCCACCAGGAACCTTCTCCAAAATAGATGATTACGGAGATCCGGTGCTTGACTCAGATGGAATACTCGACTGTTTCTCAGAAG ATGACCTTTTGCTCCAGACGACCCTGCCTCCGGCTACCACGACAACACCGCCAACAACCACCATGACCACCACCACAACAGAGATGCCCACTCCAGACACCAGATCATCCGGCCGAGGTCCTTTATCAGAATTTGACGACAGTGGGAAGAGGCGATTTACAG CGCCATATGTGAACTACATCCAAAAAGACCCGGGAGCTCCATGCTCCCTGACGGAGGCGCTGGAGTACCTTCAAGTTGACATCCTGGATGATCTGATCAAGAACGACACTCGCGCCTCCAATCAGAAGCAGCATCCCAAAAATAAACCCCATAATCTCACCGTGGTTGCCATGGAGGGATGCCATTCGTTTATCATCCTGGACTGGGGCCGGCCACTGAAGGACGATATGgtttcag GATACATGGTGTACAGCGCTTCATACGATGACGTGCTCAACAACAGATGGTCCTCGAAGGTATCGAGTGGGACTCATCTGGCTGTGGAGAATCTTAAACCCAACTCCAG GTACTACTTCAAAGTCCAGGCCAAGAATGTGTTTGGGTTGGGACCGGTCAGCGAGACGCTCACCTATGTCACAGAATCAG ATGACCCTCTTCTCATCGTCAGACCGCCTG GTGGAGAGCCAATTTGGATCCCCTTCAGCTTCCGCTACAACTCGGCCCACAGCTCGTGTAAAGGCAGCCAGTATGTCAAGCGCACGTGGTACAGGAAGTTTGTGGGCGTGGTTTTGTGCAACTCTCTGCGATACAAGATCTTCATGGGAGACGGTCTGAGAG AGCCCTTCTACAGTATAGGAGACACGGTGGGACAAGGAGAGGATCATTGTCAGTTTGTGGACTCCCACAGGGACGGCAGGACTGGGCCCGCCTATCTCTCGCTTACTCTGCCTTCGGCTCAAG GATATTATCGCGCCTACAGACAGGAGCCCGTCACGTTCGGAGTGATTGGGAGACGAACATCCCATCCTTTCGTGGGCTGGTATGAATGCGGGGTGCCCATTCCTGGAAAGTGGTAA